From a region of the Tursiops truncatus isolate mTurTru1 chromosome 2, mTurTru1.mat.Y, whole genome shotgun sequence genome:
- the SEMA6D gene encoding semaphorin-6D isoform X3 codes for MRFFLLCAYMLLLMISQLRAVSFPEDDEPLNTVDYHYSRQYPVFRGRPSGNESQHRLDFQLMLKIRDTLYIAGRDQVYTVNLNEIPKTEVIPNKKLTWRSRQQDRENCAMKGKHKEECHNFIKVFVPRNDEMVFVCGTNAFNPMCRYYRLNTLEYDGEEISGLARCPFDARQTNVALFADGKLYSATVADFLASDAVIYRSMGDGSALRTIKYDSKWIKEPHFLHAIEYGNYVYFFFREIAVEHNNLGKAVYSRVARICKNDMGGSQRVLEKHWTSFLKARLNCSVPGDSFFYFDVLQSVTDIIQINGVPTVVGVFTTQLNSIPGSAVCAFSMDDIEKVFRGRFKEQKTPDSVWTAVPEDKVPKPRPGCCAKHGLAEAYKTSIDFPDETLSFIKSHPLMDSAVPPIADEPWFTKTRIRYRLTAIAVDHSAGPHQNYTVIFVGSEAGVVLKVLAKTSPFSLNDSVLLEEIEAYNHAKCNAENEEDRRVISLQLDKVHHALYVAFSSCVIRIPLSRCERYASCKKSCIASRDPYCGWLSPGACGQVTPGMLAGGFEQDTEYGNTAHLGDCHEILPTSTTPDYKIFGGPTSDMEVSSSSVTTMASIPEITPKVIDTWRPKLTSSRKFVVQDDPNTSDFTDPLSGIPKGVRWEVQSGESNQMVHMNVLITCVFAAFVLGAFIAGVAVYCYRDMFVRRNRKIHKDAESAQSCTDSSGSFAKLNGLFDSPVKEYQQNIDSPKLYSNLLTSRKELPPSGDTKSMVMDQRGQPPELAALPTPESTPVLHQKTLQAMKSHSDKAHGHGASRKETPQFFPSSPPPHSPLSHGHIPSAIVLPNATHDYNTSFSNSNAHKAEKKLQNIDHPLAKSSSKRDHRRSVDSRNTLNDLLKHLNDPNSNPKAIMGDIQMAHQTLMLDPVGPMSEVPPKVPNREASLYSPPSTLPRNSPTKRVDVPTTPGVPMTSLERQRGYHKNSSQRHSISAMPKNLSSPNGVLLSRQPSMNRGGYMPTPAGAKVDYIQGTPVSVHLQPSLSRQSSYTSNGTLPRTGLKRTPSLKPDVPPKPSFVPQTTSVRPLNKYTY; via the exons ATGAGGTTCTTCCTGCTTTGTGCCTACATGCTGCTTCTGATGATTTCCCAGCTGAGAGCAGTCAGCTTTCCTGAAGACGATGAACCCCTTAATACTGTTGACTATCACT ATTCAAGGCAATATCCGGTTTTTAGAGGACGCCCTTCAGGCAATGAATCACAGCATAGGCTGGACTTTCAGCTGATGTTGAAAATTCGAGACACACTTTATATTGCTGGCAG GGATCAAGTTTATACGGTAAACTTAAATGAAATCCCCAAAACAGAAGTCATACCAAACAAG AAACTGACATGGCGGTCAAGACAACAGGATCGAGAAAACTGTGCCATGAAAGGCAAGCATAAA GAGGAATGCCACAACTTTATTAAAGTGTTTGTTCCAAGAAACGACGAGATGGTTTTTGTTTGTGGCACCAATGCTTTTAATCCCATGTGTAGATACTATAGG ttgAATACCTTAGAGTATGATGGGGAAGAAATTAGTGGCTTGGCAAGGTGCCCATTTGATGCCAGACAAACCAACGTTGCCCTTTTTGCCG ATGGGAAGCTGTATTCTGCCACAGTGGCTGACTTCCTGGCCAGCGATGCCGTTATTTACCGAAGCATGGGCGATGGATCTGCCCTTCGTACTATAAAATATGACTCCAAGTGGATCAAAG agccACACTTTCTTCATGCCATAGAATATGGAAACtatgtctatttcttcttccGAGAAATTGCTGTCGAACATAATAATTTAGGCAAG GCTGTATATTCCCGTGTGGCCCGCATATGTAAAAACGACATGGGTGGCTCCCAGCGGGTCCTGGAGAAACACTGGACTTCATTTCTGAAGGCTCGTCTTAACTGTTCTGTCCCCGGAGATTCCTTTTTCTACTTTGATGTTCTGCAGTCTGTCACAGACATAATACAAATCAATGGCGTCCCCACTGTGGTCGGGGTGTTTACCACACAGCTCAACAG CATTCCTGGTTCTGCTGTCTGTGCATTTAGCATGGATGACattgaaaaagtattcagaggacggtttaaagaacagaaaactcCAGATTCTGTTTGGACAGCAGTCCCTGAAGACAAAGTACCGAAGccaag GCCTGGCTGTTGTGCAAAGCATGGGCTTGCCGAAGCTTATAAAACCTCCATCGATTTCCCGGATGAAACCCTGTCGTTCATTAAATCCCACCCCCTGATGGACTCTGCCGTCCCACCCATTGCCGACGAGCCCTGGTTCACAAAGACTCGGATCAG GTACAGACTGACGGCCATCGCCGTTGACCATTCTGCGGGACCCCACCAGAACTACACAGTCATCTTCGTTGGCTCGGAAGCTGGCGTGGTACTTAAAGTTTTGGCAAAAACCAGTCCTTTCTCTTTGAATGACAGCGTGTTACTGGAAGAGATTGAAGCGTACAACCATGCAAA GTGCAATGCTGAGAATGAGGAGGACAGAAGGGTCATCTCACTCCAGTTGGATAAAGTTCATCATGCTTTATACGTGGCGTTCTCTAGCTGTGTTATCCGCATCCCCCTCAGTCGCTGTGAGCGTTACGCATCATGTAAAAA GTCTTGTATTGCATCTCGAGACCCGTACTGTGGCTGGTTAAGCCCAGGGGCCTGTGGTCAAGTGACCCCAGGGATGCT CGCTGGAGGATTTGAACAGGACACGGAATATGGCAACACAGCCCATCTAGGGGACTGCCATG aaatTTTGCCTACTTCAACTACACCAGATTACAAAATATTTGGCGGTCCAACATCTG ACATGGAGGTATCTTCATCTTCTGTTACCACAATGGCAAGTATCCCAGAAATTACACCTAAAGTGATTGATACCTGGAGACCTAAACTGACCAGCTCCCGGAAATTTGTAGTTCAAGATGACCCAAACACTTCTGATTTTACTGATCCTTTATCAGGTATCCCAAAGG GTGTACGATGGGAAGTCCAATCTGGAGAGTCCAACCAGATGGTCCACATGAATGTCCTCATCACCTGTGTCTTTGCGGCTTTTGTCTTGGGTGCATTCATTGCAGGTGTGGCAGTATACTGCTATCGTGACATGTTTGTTCGGAGAAACAGAAAGATCCATAAAGATGCAGAATCTGCCCAGTCGTGCACGGACTCCAGTGGAAGTTTTGCCAAGCTGAATGGTCTCTTTGACAGCCCAGTCAAGGAATATCAACAGAATATAGATTCTCCCAAATTGTATAGTAACCTGCTGACCAGTCGGAAAGAGCTGCCACCCAGTGGAGATACGAAATCCATGGTCATGGACCAGCGAGGCCAACCTCCCGAGCTGGCTGCTCTCCCGACACCTGAGTCTACACCTGTGCTTCACCAGAAGACCCTGCAGGCCATGAAGAGCCACTCAGACAAGGCCCACGGCCATGGGGCTTCAAGGAAGGAAACCCCCCAGTTTTTTCCTTCTAGTCCCCCACCGCATTCCCCACTAAGTCATGGACATATCCCCAGTGCCATTGTCCTTCCTAATGCTACCCATGACTACAACACATCTTTCTCAAACTCCAACGCTCACAAAGCTGAAAAGAAACTTCAAAACATTGACCACCCTCTTGCAAAGTCATCCAGTAAAAGGGATCACCGGCGGTCTGTGgattccagaaacaccctcaacGATCTCCTGAAGCATCTAAATGACCCAAATAGTAACCCCAAAGCCATCATGGGAGACATCCAAATGGCCCACCAGACCCTAATGCTGGATCCCGTGGGACCTATGTCTGAGGTCCCGCCCAAGGTCCCTAACCGCGAGGCCTCACTCTACTCTCCTCCCTCGACTCTCCCCAGAAATAGCCCAACCAAGCGAGTGGACGTCCCCACCACTCCTGGCGTCCCAATGACTTCTCTGGAAAGACAAAGGGGTTATCATAAAAATTCCTCCCAGAGGCACTCTATATCTGCTATGCCTAAAAACTTAAGTTCACCAAATGGTGTTTTGTTATCTAGACAGCCTAGTATGAACCGTGGAGGCTACATGCCCACCCCCGCAGGGGCGAAGGTGGACTATATTCAGGGAACACCGGTGAGTGTTCATCTGCAGCCTTCCCTCTCCAGACAGAGCAGCTACACCAGTAATGGCACCCTTCCCAGGACGGGACTAAAGAGGACACCGTCATTAAAACCTGATGTACCACCAAAGCCTTCATTTGTTCCCCAAACCACATCTGTCAGACCACTGAACAAATATACTTACTAG
- the SEMA6D gene encoding semaphorin-6D isoform X9, whose protein sequence is MRFFLLCAYMLLLMISQLRAVSFPEDDEPLNTVDYHYSRQYPVFRGRPSGNESQHRLDFQLMLKIRDTLYIAGRDQVYTVNLNEIPKTEVIPNKKLTWRSRQQDRENCAMKGKHKEECHNFIKVFVPRNDEMVFVCGTNAFNPMCRYYRLNTLEYDGEEISGLARCPFDARQTNVALFADGKLYSATVADFLASDAVIYRSMGDGSALRTIKYDSKWIKEPHFLHAIEYGNYVYFFFREIAVEHNNLGKAVYSRVARICKNDMGGSQRVLEKHWTSFLKARLNCSVPGDSFFYFDVLQSVTDIIQINGVPTVVGVFTTQLNSIPGSAVCAFSMDDIEKVFRGRFKEQKTPDSVWTAVPEDKVPKPRPGCCAKHGLAEAYKTSIDFPDETLSFIKSHPLMDSAVPPIADEPWFTKTRIRYRLTAIAVDHSAGPHQNYTVIFVGSEAGVVLKVLAKTSPFSLNDSVLLEEIEAYNHAKCNAENEEDRRVISLQLDKVHHALYVAFSSCVIRIPLSRCERYASCKKSCIASRDPYCGWLSPGACGQVTPGMLAGGFEQDTEYGNTAHLGDCHGVRWEVQSGESNQMVHMNVLITCVFAAFVLGAFIAGVAVYCYRDMFVRRNRKIHKDAESAQSCTDSSGSFAKLNGLFDSPVKEYQQNIDSPKLYSNLLTSRKELPPSGDTKSMVMDQRGQPPELAALPTPESTPVLHQKTLQAMKSHSDKAHGHGASRKETPQFFPSSPPPHSPLSHGHIPSAIVLPNATHDYNTSFSNSNAHKAEKKLQNIDHPLAKSSSKRDHRRSVDSRNTLNDLLKHLNDPNSNPKAIMGDIQMAHQTLMLDPVGPMSEVPPKVPNREASLYSPPSTLPRNSPTKRVDVPTTPGVPMTSLERQRGYHKNSSQRHSISAMPKNLSSPNGVLLSRQPSMNRGGYMPTPAGAKVDYIQGTPVSVHLQPSLSRQSSYTSNGTLPRTGLKRTPSLKPDVPPKPSFVPQTTSVRPLNKYTY, encoded by the exons ATGAGGTTCTTCCTGCTTTGTGCCTACATGCTGCTTCTGATGATTTCCCAGCTGAGAGCAGTCAGCTTTCCTGAAGACGATGAACCCCTTAATACTGTTGACTATCACT ATTCAAGGCAATATCCGGTTTTTAGAGGACGCCCTTCAGGCAATGAATCACAGCATAGGCTGGACTTTCAGCTGATGTTGAAAATTCGAGACACACTTTATATTGCTGGCAG GGATCAAGTTTATACGGTAAACTTAAATGAAATCCCCAAAACAGAAGTCATACCAAACAAG AAACTGACATGGCGGTCAAGACAACAGGATCGAGAAAACTGTGCCATGAAAGGCAAGCATAAA GAGGAATGCCACAACTTTATTAAAGTGTTTGTTCCAAGAAACGACGAGATGGTTTTTGTTTGTGGCACCAATGCTTTTAATCCCATGTGTAGATACTATAGG ttgAATACCTTAGAGTATGATGGGGAAGAAATTAGTGGCTTGGCAAGGTGCCCATTTGATGCCAGACAAACCAACGTTGCCCTTTTTGCCG ATGGGAAGCTGTATTCTGCCACAGTGGCTGACTTCCTGGCCAGCGATGCCGTTATTTACCGAAGCATGGGCGATGGATCTGCCCTTCGTACTATAAAATATGACTCCAAGTGGATCAAAG agccACACTTTCTTCATGCCATAGAATATGGAAACtatgtctatttcttcttccGAGAAATTGCTGTCGAACATAATAATTTAGGCAAG GCTGTATATTCCCGTGTGGCCCGCATATGTAAAAACGACATGGGTGGCTCCCAGCGGGTCCTGGAGAAACACTGGACTTCATTTCTGAAGGCTCGTCTTAACTGTTCTGTCCCCGGAGATTCCTTTTTCTACTTTGATGTTCTGCAGTCTGTCACAGACATAATACAAATCAATGGCGTCCCCACTGTGGTCGGGGTGTTTACCACACAGCTCAACAG CATTCCTGGTTCTGCTGTCTGTGCATTTAGCATGGATGACattgaaaaagtattcagaggacggtttaaagaacagaaaactcCAGATTCTGTTTGGACAGCAGTCCCTGAAGACAAAGTACCGAAGccaag GCCTGGCTGTTGTGCAAAGCATGGGCTTGCCGAAGCTTATAAAACCTCCATCGATTTCCCGGATGAAACCCTGTCGTTCATTAAATCCCACCCCCTGATGGACTCTGCCGTCCCACCCATTGCCGACGAGCCCTGGTTCACAAAGACTCGGATCAG GTACAGACTGACGGCCATCGCCGTTGACCATTCTGCGGGACCCCACCAGAACTACACAGTCATCTTCGTTGGCTCGGAAGCTGGCGTGGTACTTAAAGTTTTGGCAAAAACCAGTCCTTTCTCTTTGAATGACAGCGTGTTACTGGAAGAGATTGAAGCGTACAACCATGCAAA GTGCAATGCTGAGAATGAGGAGGACAGAAGGGTCATCTCACTCCAGTTGGATAAAGTTCATCATGCTTTATACGTGGCGTTCTCTAGCTGTGTTATCCGCATCCCCCTCAGTCGCTGTGAGCGTTACGCATCATGTAAAAA GTCTTGTATTGCATCTCGAGACCCGTACTGTGGCTGGTTAAGCCCAGGGGCCTGTGGTCAAGTGACCCCAGGGATGCT CGCTGGAGGATTTGAACAGGACACGGAATATGGCAACACAGCCCATCTAGGGGACTGCCATG GTGTACGATGGGAAGTCCAATCTGGAGAGTCCAACCAGATGGTCCACATGAATGTCCTCATCACCTGTGTCTTTGCGGCTTTTGTCTTGGGTGCATTCATTGCAGGTGTGGCAGTATACTGCTATCGTGACATGTTTGTTCGGAGAAACAGAAAGATCCATAAAGATGCAGAATCTGCCCAGTCGTGCACGGACTCCAGTGGAAGTTTTGCCAAGCTGAATGGTCTCTTTGACAGCCCAGTCAAGGAATATCAACAGAATATAGATTCTCCCAAATTGTATAGTAACCTGCTGACCAGTCGGAAAGAGCTGCCACCCAGTGGAGATACGAAATCCATGGTCATGGACCAGCGAGGCCAACCTCCCGAGCTGGCTGCTCTCCCGACACCTGAGTCTACACCTGTGCTTCACCAGAAGACCCTGCAGGCCATGAAGAGCCACTCAGACAAGGCCCACGGCCATGGGGCTTCAAGGAAGGAAACCCCCCAGTTTTTTCCTTCTAGTCCCCCACCGCATTCCCCACTAAGTCATGGACATATCCCCAGTGCCATTGTCCTTCCTAATGCTACCCATGACTACAACACATCTTTCTCAAACTCCAACGCTCACAAAGCTGAAAAGAAACTTCAAAACATTGACCACCCTCTTGCAAAGTCATCCAGTAAAAGGGATCACCGGCGGTCTGTGgattccagaaacaccctcaacGATCTCCTGAAGCATCTAAATGACCCAAATAGTAACCCCAAAGCCATCATGGGAGACATCCAAATGGCCCACCAGACCCTAATGCTGGATCCCGTGGGACCTATGTCTGAGGTCCCGCCCAAGGTCCCTAACCGCGAGGCCTCACTCTACTCTCCTCCCTCGACTCTCCCCAGAAATAGCCCAACCAAGCGAGTGGACGTCCCCACCACTCCTGGCGTCCCAATGACTTCTCTGGAAAGACAAAGGGGTTATCATAAAAATTCCTCCCAGAGGCACTCTATATCTGCTATGCCTAAAAACTTAAGTTCACCAAATGGTGTTTTGTTATCTAGACAGCCTAGTATGAACCGTGGAGGCTACATGCCCACCCCCGCAGGGGCGAAGGTGGACTATATTCAGGGAACACCGGTGAGTGTTCATCTGCAGCCTTCCCTCTCCAGACAGAGCAGCTACACCAGTAATGGCACCCTTCCCAGGACGGGACTAAAGAGGACACCGTCATTAAAACCTGATGTACCACCAAAGCCTTCATTTGTTCCCCAAACCACATCTGTCAGACCACTGAACAAATATACTTACTAG
- the SEMA6D gene encoding semaphorin-6D isoform X5, which yields MRFFLLCAYMLLLMISQLRAVSFPEDDEPLNTVDYHYSRQYPVFRGRPSGNESQHRLDFQLMLKIRDTLYIAGRDQVYTVNLNEIPKTEVIPNKKLTWRSRQQDRENCAMKGKHKEECHNFIKVFVPRNDEMVFVCGTNAFNPMCRYYRLNTLEYDGEEISGLARCPFDARQTNVALFADGKLYSATVADFLASDAVIYRSMGDGSALRTIKYDSKWIKEPHFLHAIEYGNYVYFFFREIAVEHNNLGKAVYSRVARICKNDMGGSQRVLEKHWTSFLKARLNCSVPGDSFFYFDVLQSVTDIIQINGVPTVVGVFTTQLNSIPGSAVCAFSMDDIEKVFRGRFKEQKTPDSVWTAVPEDKVPKPRPGCCAKHGLAEAYKTSIDFPDETLSFIKSHPLMDSAVPPIADEPWFTKTRIRYRLTAIAVDHSAGPHQNYTVIFVGSEAGVVLKVLAKTSPFSLNDSVLLEEIEAYNHAKCNAENEEDRRVISLQLDKVHHALYVAFSSCVIRIPLSRCERYASCKKSCIASRDPYCGWLSPGACGQVTPGMLAGGFEQDTEYGNTAHLGDCHDMEVSSSSVTTMASIPEITPKVIDTWRPKLTSSRKFVVQDDPNTSDFTDPLSGIPKGVRWEVQSGESNQMVHMNVLITCVFAAFVLGAFIAGVAVYCYRDMFVRRNRKIHKDAESAQSCTDSSGSFAKLNGLFDSPVKEYQQNIDSPKLYSNLLTSRKELPPSGDTKSMVMDQRGQPPELAALPTPESTPVLHQKTLQAMKSHSDKAHGHGASRKETPQFFPSSPPPHSPLSHGHIPSAIVLPNATHDYNTSFSNSNAHKAEKKLQNIDHPLAKSSSKRDHRRSVDSRNTLNDLLKHLNDPNSNPKAIMGDIQMAHQTLMLDPVGPMSEVPPKVPNREASLYSPPSTLPRNSPTKRVDVPTTPGVPMTSLERQRGYHKNSSQRHSISAMPKNLSSPNGVLLSRQPSMNRGGYMPTPAGAKVDYIQGTPVSVHLQPSLSRQSSYTSNGTLPRTGLKRTPSLKPDVPPKPSFVPQTTSVRPLNKYTY from the exons ATGAGGTTCTTCCTGCTTTGTGCCTACATGCTGCTTCTGATGATTTCCCAGCTGAGAGCAGTCAGCTTTCCTGAAGACGATGAACCCCTTAATACTGTTGACTATCACT ATTCAAGGCAATATCCGGTTTTTAGAGGACGCCCTTCAGGCAATGAATCACAGCATAGGCTGGACTTTCAGCTGATGTTGAAAATTCGAGACACACTTTATATTGCTGGCAG GGATCAAGTTTATACGGTAAACTTAAATGAAATCCCCAAAACAGAAGTCATACCAAACAAG AAACTGACATGGCGGTCAAGACAACAGGATCGAGAAAACTGTGCCATGAAAGGCAAGCATAAA GAGGAATGCCACAACTTTATTAAAGTGTTTGTTCCAAGAAACGACGAGATGGTTTTTGTTTGTGGCACCAATGCTTTTAATCCCATGTGTAGATACTATAGG ttgAATACCTTAGAGTATGATGGGGAAGAAATTAGTGGCTTGGCAAGGTGCCCATTTGATGCCAGACAAACCAACGTTGCCCTTTTTGCCG ATGGGAAGCTGTATTCTGCCACAGTGGCTGACTTCCTGGCCAGCGATGCCGTTATTTACCGAAGCATGGGCGATGGATCTGCCCTTCGTACTATAAAATATGACTCCAAGTGGATCAAAG agccACACTTTCTTCATGCCATAGAATATGGAAACtatgtctatttcttcttccGAGAAATTGCTGTCGAACATAATAATTTAGGCAAG GCTGTATATTCCCGTGTGGCCCGCATATGTAAAAACGACATGGGTGGCTCCCAGCGGGTCCTGGAGAAACACTGGACTTCATTTCTGAAGGCTCGTCTTAACTGTTCTGTCCCCGGAGATTCCTTTTTCTACTTTGATGTTCTGCAGTCTGTCACAGACATAATACAAATCAATGGCGTCCCCACTGTGGTCGGGGTGTTTACCACACAGCTCAACAG CATTCCTGGTTCTGCTGTCTGTGCATTTAGCATGGATGACattgaaaaagtattcagaggacggtttaaagaacagaaaactcCAGATTCTGTTTGGACAGCAGTCCCTGAAGACAAAGTACCGAAGccaag GCCTGGCTGTTGTGCAAAGCATGGGCTTGCCGAAGCTTATAAAACCTCCATCGATTTCCCGGATGAAACCCTGTCGTTCATTAAATCCCACCCCCTGATGGACTCTGCCGTCCCACCCATTGCCGACGAGCCCTGGTTCACAAAGACTCGGATCAG GTACAGACTGACGGCCATCGCCGTTGACCATTCTGCGGGACCCCACCAGAACTACACAGTCATCTTCGTTGGCTCGGAAGCTGGCGTGGTACTTAAAGTTTTGGCAAAAACCAGTCCTTTCTCTTTGAATGACAGCGTGTTACTGGAAGAGATTGAAGCGTACAACCATGCAAA GTGCAATGCTGAGAATGAGGAGGACAGAAGGGTCATCTCACTCCAGTTGGATAAAGTTCATCATGCTTTATACGTGGCGTTCTCTAGCTGTGTTATCCGCATCCCCCTCAGTCGCTGTGAGCGTTACGCATCATGTAAAAA GTCTTGTATTGCATCTCGAGACCCGTACTGTGGCTGGTTAAGCCCAGGGGCCTGTGGTCAAGTGACCCCAGGGATGCT CGCTGGAGGATTTGAACAGGACACGGAATATGGCAACACAGCCCATCTAGGGGACTGCCATG ACATGGAGGTATCTTCATCTTCTGTTACCACAATGGCAAGTATCCCAGAAATTACACCTAAAGTGATTGATACCTGGAGACCTAAACTGACCAGCTCCCGGAAATTTGTAGTTCAAGATGACCCAAACACTTCTGATTTTACTGATCCTTTATCAGGTATCCCAAAGG GTGTACGATGGGAAGTCCAATCTGGAGAGTCCAACCAGATGGTCCACATGAATGTCCTCATCACCTGTGTCTTTGCGGCTTTTGTCTTGGGTGCATTCATTGCAGGTGTGGCAGTATACTGCTATCGTGACATGTTTGTTCGGAGAAACAGAAAGATCCATAAAGATGCAGAATCTGCCCAGTCGTGCACGGACTCCAGTGGAAGTTTTGCCAAGCTGAATGGTCTCTTTGACAGCCCAGTCAAGGAATATCAACAGAATATAGATTCTCCCAAATTGTATAGTAACCTGCTGACCAGTCGGAAAGAGCTGCCACCCAGTGGAGATACGAAATCCATGGTCATGGACCAGCGAGGCCAACCTCCCGAGCTGGCTGCTCTCCCGACACCTGAGTCTACACCTGTGCTTCACCAGAAGACCCTGCAGGCCATGAAGAGCCACTCAGACAAGGCCCACGGCCATGGGGCTTCAAGGAAGGAAACCCCCCAGTTTTTTCCTTCTAGTCCCCCACCGCATTCCCCACTAAGTCATGGACATATCCCCAGTGCCATTGTCCTTCCTAATGCTACCCATGACTACAACACATCTTTCTCAAACTCCAACGCTCACAAAGCTGAAAAGAAACTTCAAAACATTGACCACCCTCTTGCAAAGTCATCCAGTAAAAGGGATCACCGGCGGTCTGTGgattccagaaacaccctcaacGATCTCCTGAAGCATCTAAATGACCCAAATAGTAACCCCAAAGCCATCATGGGAGACATCCAAATGGCCCACCAGACCCTAATGCTGGATCCCGTGGGACCTATGTCTGAGGTCCCGCCCAAGGTCCCTAACCGCGAGGCCTCACTCTACTCTCCTCCCTCGACTCTCCCCAGAAATAGCCCAACCAAGCGAGTGGACGTCCCCACCACTCCTGGCGTCCCAATGACTTCTCTGGAAAGACAAAGGGGTTATCATAAAAATTCCTCCCAGAGGCACTCTATATCTGCTATGCCTAAAAACTTAAGTTCACCAAATGGTGTTTTGTTATCTAGACAGCCTAGTATGAACCGTGGAGGCTACATGCCCACCCCCGCAGGGGCGAAGGTGGACTATATTCAGGGAACACCGGTGAGTGTTCATCTGCAGCCTTCCCTCTCCAGACAGAGCAGCTACACCAGTAATGGCACCCTTCCCAGGACGGGACTAAAGAGGACACCGTCATTAAAACCTGATGTACCACCAAAGCCTTCATTTGTTCCCCAAACCACATCTGTCAGACCACTGAACAAATATACTTACTAG